A region of the Vigna unguiculata cultivar IT97K-499-35 chromosome 9, ASM411807v1, whole genome shotgun sequence genome:
tttactaaaaaaatgttgaaaagtaaataaaaggtattcttttataaaaattattagtagaatatattaaattatttcataaaaaatattcgtaAGCTATTCCAAAGCCTTTAATATTGAGATTTTAGAGCTTCAACTCGgctcattttaaataatcaaacatAGTCTCAAGTTTGGGCCTGCTTATTTAACTAAGCAAACGAGTATAAGCAAATAATTAACAAAGGGAGGTCAGACAATTCATGATTTGTTCGGCTAATTTATATCCCTAAGGGTAACAGAATCAGGAGAGGAAGAGGGAGGTTGAGAAAAATGATGGGCAAAATATTCAAGGAGGAAGTTAATAATTTGTCTGAAAACATAATTCCCATTTTCTTCGTTGTTGAGGCAGTACTTTTACTTGATTGTGACCAGTGACAACCGGCATCTGATGGTTCGAATTTTCCTCATCTTTTCAGGAACAATATACAAAACATCAATAGTTCCTAGCCGGACGTTTTGTGTTGTATGTGAAGTGATCTGTATTTAACTGCACTGAGTTTTTTATTCGGACAATCtcattttatcaaatttttttttcttcaggatattataactttttctttatcaaGATATAATATCCTTCAAATATTGCTTTCACACGagcttgtattttgtttttcaggTTAGTTTTGGGCAGTCAGAGGCCAAGGTCTGTTGGTTATCTAGTATCTACTTATTTACTAGTACTGTTTTATTAAGTTAGTAAACTTGTCCGCATTTggcatatgttttatttaatatttaatgttgttACTCAGAAGTAATTTATTAATCAGCCTTGCCAaggattttgaaaatatatatgttatCATTTAACTCGTTATTTATTTCAGATCGAGGCCATCATGAATGACTTCATACAGCTGAAGCCACAGTTTAATGTGTACGAAGCTGAAACTATGGTTGAAGGTTATTTGCATCTGCCAACTAATTGGTGTTTTATGTATGATAATTTGTTATCTTCATATATCCTGCATAAATTCCTTTCCTCACATCTATTCCTTTCCTTTGAGAAGGGACACTGGATGGTTTTTTCTTTGATTCGGATGAGGAGGCTGGCAAGATGCAGAAATCAACCAACCAAACTGATCaaaatgagaatggtgaggaACAAGCTAATGGTAAATCAAAAGGGAAGGCTGACAAAACATCAGTAAGTTTCCTAATAGTCATTCTTGATTTTAGATTTCTGCTTTGTGAATGAAAATGATGGTGCGTGATGCATACTTAATTACTGAATATCTGGATGCAGGGTGCTGAAAAGAAAAGAGGTAGAAATACAGGAGGAAAAGCACAAGCAAAGATAGCAAAGAAAAAAACTCCAGGTTCCAAAAGGTCAAAGACCAAGAAATGAGTCAAAGAAGCTCTCTGTAATATCTTGTATATGTCATGCACCAATATAACTCAACCCTTGGATTAAAAGTAGAAATCCTGAATCACTTTTCCCATGTTCGCGATGGCGACAGTAGAATAGCTGCTGTTAGAGTTTTTTTCAAACCCCGCACAGTAGAATTGAAAGCTTATAATCGGTAGAATGAGTTCTCAGAAATTCCttataatgtttattatttgggGTCCAGTTTCAGTATTACTGATTGTAATTTCTTTCCAGTAAACATCATTTatcgtttcttttaatttatctccatTAGCCGGCTATTATCATCTAGAAGGTACACTTTTTTCGCTAAATTTCTGCAGAACATGTACTATAGAATATGAGAGAATGAATTTGAGGTTCCTGGGTTACATTGTTTccttcttaaaatttattttgcaaGATTTCCTAGCTATCTCGAGAGAATAATCAATAGACTGGAATTATGACCGGATGCTGTTTATATGATATCCATTAGTTCTTAATAAGCCCCTAGCTTACTACTGGAGCTTTAGAACTGTACTTTCTGAATCATTTGTTCACAGAGGGTTCTTCAACTCTAATATTTCCGTGGTTCATCATTTCCGTCTCATTGATTTGGCCATATTTTCCCTTCTGGAAATCCCTTGAGGATATCTTGTAGATGTTTTATATCATTGGCCGTGTCTTACAAATGCCAAGAAAGTAAGAGTGAGAACCAAGAGAAAGATTGGCGCTGGAAAgggtaataaaatatttgacgAGGAAGTGACCTGGTGATGCTTCCAATAGGGCTGTCTAATTGGTGGAGGAGGAGATGCAGGATTTGGTGTGTACCCGTTGCTGTTGGGACAGAAAACAATATCGTATTCATATGCTTTGCAAGTGAAAGTGCTGGTGCCATCGTCAAACGCATAGCTATAAGCTCTTGGACAAGCTTTCTTGAATAAGGTTGAATAATATGAAGGCTGGCATGTATTTGGATTTGCAAATTCTCCACTGCAGCAATACTTATCCAACTTGAATGCCTCACAAGCACTCCTACACCCCACTACCCCTTGATTTGGGACACCTCCTAATACTTGAAGTTCTGCCGGGCAACCTGTACCATTTCATTTGCTTCAATTGTATGTGGTACCCttgtgatttcttttgttatttaagTACCTAATTACATATTTGTGCTTTAAATAAACTCTTACCTCTGTTGATATCAGTAATACAACCTGTGGCATTGCAGGCACCACCATGTGCACCTCGTGGCAGAGCGGGTAATGGCAAATTGTAACCATCTACCATGCTAACATCATAGTAGTCTTGTCCATTGCCTGCACCAAATGTTATCTCAAACAGTGAGGTAGGAGGAGCAGCACCATTTCCCTCACATTCCAGCCTTCCTCCACAGTCACCTGTTTGGCATCTTCCAACACCTGTTGCATCAAATTTACAACCAGTCCTTGCCCATATCCGTCCTGACCAACCTGGGACAGTCGTAAGTTTGATGCTTTGACCCGTGTCCAACCGGAATCCGGTTGGTGCAAGTGGAGGACTCCCTGAACCTGCAAGGGTACCAGGCCATATAGTTTGTGGACAGTTGTTGATGATGGTGAATGTGTTTGAGAAAGAGCAAGTCAAGAATGTAAAGAGAATGACCAAACTGGTTAGGTTCCAGGATGTCTTTGCTGTCATATTCAAGGATTATTATAGCTGGTAATATTGAGCCTAAGAAACTAGAGGGATTGTTTTTTTATGGCCAAGGGAATGGACAATGCGCCTAAGATTTGTAATTTATACTATTCTGAGAGAGGGACTTGTGTGCTAAATCAGTTATCATTACAACAGACAGACACTTACGTTGCTTTCATGAAATCCTCGGCCACAAGACCAGCTTTATGGGTTTAGTATTTCTTATGTTGTGGATGCTCTCATCTAGAAGCAATTCTTTGCTTTGGTTGTCGCATGGGAAGTTGTACAAATCTGGAATTGTAAGTGCCCGATTGGATAAATCGTTGATTTCTTCAAAGAATCGTTTCAGAAAATCTGAGACTATCCTATAATATCTTGGATGGGATTATCATAAAAAAGGGAGCTACGATTCCTCCTAAATAAAGTTGCTAGGCCTTTCAAGGAGCATCAGATCATTGGCATGTCATATACGTCAACTTTCGAGGAAGCATAGCCAAATATGTACTTTTtacagaaataaataaatattgattataagattacacaaatataaatatctagtttataaaaaatttagtaatcacAACTTTTCACTGAAATCAGAACTTTCAATAGTTagattaataaaattcaaaagatagagttattgaaGCAACTCTGTCGAAGTTACTTCTGAAATATATCTCTAATCCTGGTCAACGAAACGTATACTTCatcacttttaaatatatataatcttatgCTCTTTCCGTTACTTCTTATAACAGAAAGTGGAGTTCTCTTTATTGTCACTTGTTAAGAACCTTTTAAAGTAATATAACTCTTTTAAAATGGAGAGTGCTCTAAGAATAAAGTATAAAGTAATGGCTCTATAGGAAAACTAATAATTTCGTAATTAATTATGtagtacatatattttaatatttttttctttttgttgaatGGCTAGTTATCACCCAATATAATTTACCATTTAAAGTGAATCTTCTTTTTATAATAGCCAAATCTTCAAAGAAAGGGTATGCCGAAATGGAAATTATTTGCCAACCAATCAGGTACCTTGTTGCTTTCAGAATAAATATGAGTTCTTCATCAGGCATTGCCAACGTTTCTTCAAGAAACATCGAATACAATTGAAGGATAATGATGCGAATTTTGATGGCCAATTAGTTACCAAGAAATCCACAGCACAGGGTAAATCAGCTTCCAACAagaatttttctaaaaaataatcgGTATGGGGTGAAAGCTTTCCTCAGAAATTTTGATGTTCTGAAGTAAACATTTTATACTACAGcttgtaattttctttattttccgtTTTCCTTTCGGTTGAGGTTTAGGTTTGTGAGAAAGGGCTTTGAAACAATAATTGCTAAATAGAtaagaaataagttaaataaatgAGGGAAAACAGTTAAAAATGTTTGAatggaaaagagagaaaactaGAATAAAAGTAGGTAAAGAGAAGTGGTActgcaaatttcatttttcttttaaattattttttcgttCTCTTTCCCACCAAACAATCTAAGCTTTGACAATTCCAAATTTCATCAATAAACTGTAAAAGGTCATTCAGTGTGACAGAGAGATTAGATATGCCTGTGGCACTCAAATATCATGATACAAACTTAAAATCTGCCTAGACTAAAAGCAAAAAACTTCAAAGAAAATATCAACTCTGAGGTGAAGAGcttaatttcatatttcaaacAAAGGAAAAATCACTTAAACCTCCAATATAGAGGGTAGGGTTGACTGATAGACAGACTGCTGATAATTGGAGTATCCCGAACAAGTCACTTTAATATGTTCAATCAATGTCACTGTCCACAGGTAAGACATGACACGGTGGAAGACAAATTCATCTGGTCATACACCAAAAGGTTCAAACTAAACTGAAATTGAGCGTGCCAGTTTTTTCAACTTTCCGCTTTATGTCTTCATCATCCACCAAAACTTGTTGAGGCATCATACCTCTCCTATGATCAACTGTTATTTCCCCTCCGTAGAAGCTGCTTTATCTCATCATAAACCTCAGTAGAGGATAATTTGAGCATTAGTAGTACCTAAGCATGTACCTACAAGAAAACAAGAAGacaaatatcaatatttcaACTTCTAGTATAGAGCAATTCCATATTAAAATATGTCATTAAGTATTTGCAACACAAATGTTTTGAATGCTCCTTGGTAGCACAAGCTTCAAAACCTGCACAAGTCACATTAAACTGAAGACATCCAGACATCAGTTAACTCATGGAACGAATTAGATATAAccaaaaaatgaattaatgaaaatatgGACTATTATCTCCGTTGTGTCTGCAAAAGAACAAGAAATTAGgcagcaaaataaaaataaatagcatTCACATGCACAGCAACTTTGTCCATGTGAGGAACTGGAGAGACCTGAGCTTACAGAAGTCAAAGAAATTCAACACAACTATGAATTAGGTTATCATCCTAAGagatatgattgataatcatctGCTGTTCTAATGGATCTGAGGGAAATAAAAGGAGTAGAATAATACAACTCAGATCAGAAGCAGTAGTGTAGTCTTAGTAATGAGTACACTAATACTGGAATAGCTCTGCCCTGCGATTACAGAAACACTAGAAACTTGACAGCAGCTAGAAAACGTTAAGAGTTTAGTACATCGTTGATACAAAGCACACCATTCAGATCCAACAGTCTGCTTCTCAACAAGGTTAGCAACAGAAACTGAAATGAATTCAGATTTCATAACCATCTGAATACTAAATAGAGCCAGCTCAAATCCCCATTCAACAGTCAAGCTACATTAAGCACTACATTACATTGATACTAGAAATATAAGGAGTTCCTACAATAGATGAACATTCATGTCCACCAATAAGCAGTCCAAATAATTGTTCAAGTTCCGTTATTCATACTCATCTAATAGAAAAAGGGGAAAAAGGGACAAGTGAAGTGCAATGATAAAAGAGTTTTTTCCAGTTATATAGTATATATCTAGCTCAAATCCATGCCATCTCCAACTTGGCTGCAGATAGGACTGACAGCAGAGAAAGATCTCTCAAAAGGAGAAGGGTGGAATTGGGCATCGCCCCGCCTACGTTTAAAACCACAGCTCTCGGTAGGAGAATTCTCCGCCGCATCATGCTTCCTTCGAACACCTCTCACGGCCTGTTCCTCCGCCGGTGTAAGGGGGAAAATTTGACCACTAGCTCGACAAAGGGAGCTATGGTTGTCATACAGAATTCTCTGGTTACAGTTTTTATCACAGATGTGAGTGAGCCCAGTTAGCTTGCAGAGATACATGTTTCCACAAACATGTTCATTTTGACATTTCCAGTCGCATTTGTGACCAGGAATTTGACCATCTCGGCCCATTATACCCgacagaaaaataacatttgCAGGACCTGCAACCATAGATTTGCCATATACCTCCATTCCTTCAGTCAAGACAGCAACTCCTAAGTAATCTTAACACACTCCAACTTCAAGGCCTTTGCCTGAATTCTCTGCATGGCCCACCACAACAACACACATTTCAGTCAAACTCAACAATATTCATCCTCTACCTACAAACATACATAACAACTCACACACTCTACAACCAAAACCTCCCTTTTCCCTTCTACAAAGCCTCACTCAACAATAATATCTCATTCCCCTTCACAAAACGCCACGGATATTCGTTGAACAGCCGTTGACCAACCATATTCAGAAATCATCAAATTAAACATCACAAAAACACAAATCTGGAATCTAATTGGTGAACAGAATCATATACTCAACTGCTCCATCTACCTTTGACAAACACTCCCATGTGACAACAGATCTAAACCATACCCAAGTGGGATTTTCAAAACAACAGACAACGCGACAACCAACACACGCGCTCTGTCAAAAATCAAAAATCCAAACTTCTGCGTCATATTTTCCCTCCCacacatcaaaatcaaaattgttTTACAAATACATGCTACGCACTTGAACAACaacagtaataataaaaaaaatgagaatttaaCTTAGAATCATAACAGGCTGAAAAAGATATAGGGAAGGGAAAATAACTCACGCGTTGTTGAGCTAAGTGAAACACAGGGATAAAGTCTTCGTCGTCCTTCTGAGTAccttcaaaaagaaaaagagaaaacaacaataaagaaaaatgagtattctctctctctctctctctaactCTCACCGCAGAAGCTATGCTAAGAACGTGAAATTAAACAATGAGATGAGCGGAAGGAGTGGCGTATTTATAGAAACTTGACGCTGAATGCTGATGGTGGTGACTTTACACTTGTGGGGTTGACGCCCCACATAGGACAAAACACACGCAAATCAAAATGCAAACCAAATGAAATCCAAATTTTTCTCAAATGTAATTTCACCCCCACTTTACCTACAATTTTGGATAAACCTACCCGATCCATTCAACgctctttctttctctcaaaataagttttaattttaatttaattaataataatgattaataaCTCCACGTGATCAATGCCtacccctctctctctctcatcaTTGGCTTAGCGTCTTAATTTACTTAACCAAACGGATTAAGAGGAGAGAGAATTCATTGTCACTGACCTTATCCTCGTGAATACACACTTCACACGTGTAAGCATCACCGTCTTCCCCGGCTCATGTATAGGGCTTTTATGGGCTTTTTGATGGCCCACGTCCATTACCCGAGTCTACCCTAACTATAATTCGGGAAACTATATAGaggataaaatatgttttatatatatataattcactattatcttcttcttttactTCTTCAAGTTCAAATTATTTAGACAACGCttagaaaaactaaaacaaaccatttttgtttaataaaattaataccgAATTTTGCCAGTTTTAGAGAttcaaaatatatcttttttaaccttttatcattatatttaaaataataaaattaacattttgtgaaactaaattatattttaagaaaaaataacacgttttaaaattaatgatgtGCTATAAAATTAGCTTAAATTTACATTCGAATgatagtattttaaatttaattcaatcaatttattaagtagtttttcagtttaattgaaattttgaatttttcaatgctaaaaaaaaagtgtattattatatattattgctCAAGAATTGTAAGGcctattaaaattatttcattcctTCCTGTCCTAAATTAAAAGGCCGCCCCTTGTGAGTGGGCCTAATGGCTGGCCCAACAGATAAAACCAACCTAAGTCTGTCCTAACTCTCATTTTTCTCTCACTTCAGAGATCCTTGAGCCGCAGCCGTCTCCCACTCAGTTAGGGTTTGGTGTCACCTTGGTCAAGCGAGTCGAACCAGTGTTTCTTCTTCACGTAAGTATCTTTCCCCACAGTGCTTGTTATTTTCTACTATTGTTACTCTGGGTAGCTCATGTCTCTGCTGCCCTTTCCTTTTCCAGCTCCTTAAGTCGTCCCCGAGCTAGCATCGGAGCTGCTGTGCTAAATCAGTTTGGTCTAGGAGTCTTCTGCTAAAcccttccaggtaagggaagctagaaccctcctAATTGTTTGGGGTAATTGTGTTGTTTGGTGTTGGTTTCGTGATTGATTGAGTTTTGCCTGCTGTTATGGATGTATGATATGGTTGGATCATTGTTTGGGTATGCTAATGTGTCTGCTGCAGGTGAAAATAGTGGCGAACACTgataaactcgcccaagcgagctggtctcgcctaggcgagattaacagaggctcgcctaagtTATTTTCCACGAATGGTCGCCCAAGCAACCCACTAcgtttttgagcgagcgaacgtctcgcttaggcgaggagagtctcgcctaagtgagaacgCGTGCAAGGCCACTGTACTGGAAGTCAAGCTCTCgactaggcgaagggagctcgcctgagtgagggtcctcctcgcctgggcgagatgtttttgcctgagcgagaagctgGGCGAGAATGTGGCTGGCCCTGGTGTTTTCTTTGATCTCAAATGTTGACAATATGCTTGTATGGGTATTATCTTTGAGAATATGAATTGAATGGCCTTTGTGAATGTAATGGTGCATGAATGGTGATTCATGAGTTTTAACATGGTGTGAGTATGATATttgtatgagatgattcatggaattgaaatgatgagtttggtatgagttCGACATGAGACATGAAAGGGTTGGTATCAACGTGGCATGGTAATGATATAAGATGGAGTTTCATATTCATGGTTCGAGaataatgagttggtatggtTTAGTTGGGAATACGAAAGAGGTGAATTATGAGAAACTTGTAtgtgatgtatatgtatatatgtgtgtatgcATGCTAAATTagtttgattgattaagaatgATTGGTCCGTGTaagtgtgtaattccttggagtcccTAGGTGGgactttcagggttgcgcttcagtggtcgggacgtaatcccatggcccctgttagtgggtgtctatggtggtgccccatctatatggtctggtaaggattcaaggtaaggttgcatcctgacgctctaaggagtcagttagtctcacttagcgAACTGACTCATGTGGTAAGAGTAGCAGGAgacctgaaactcattaagagCTAATCTTGTGTGTgaggaaaattgattcattgtaacacttgtaacacttagctcgggggtgagcaaaggtatccaccacaagtgcaagcatccgctgaatccgaccaggctatatgtatccgaatgagtcgagtcgagtcttagtgtattgattgaaaggtcataacatgcttgggtggtAGATGTatattgtatatgtatattgaaCTATGAAGGTacatttgattgcatgataaaaatattgttggctctagcttaccattttcttgttggttgctttgtatgttgttcttctacctttgcgatgatcatcaatttattgatgggagcaaatGCGAGAGGTAACCGTGGTCAACATGGGAGAgacgattccgctgcttagtctTTTTGGACTGGACTTTCTGTCCTTCTTGGACTATCTTTAGGGTTACGACCCATGTACTTGTCTGCTTTTATTATTTCTCTATGATTCTAGTAAACTGTTTAACAGGTTTCCTTTATTTTCTGTGGCATCGCGATGTGCCTTGGTTTGTAAGACGTTATGATTAAACTCTAAGACTCactgttatattataattgtgtgacgttttttttaattacgcttattaattaaatgggacgttcgaagaataattttttaaatgaattaaattatttaaaagatactCTCGAGACGGGACAactgaaaaaattatttaaggaTGTTCGATAACTAAAAGATGAATATCACAAACGGGTCTGTAGagatattcattaaaataaaaatactgtAATCTTATACATGTACACAAAATCTTAGCTATTCAAAGATGAGCTACgatggaaaaattaaaaaatactttgaaaCTGTATCTATGCaagaaacacaaaaaataaaaatatattttttatttatgatgttggtgaaaagaaaataatataaacctATTTGTTCAATTCAAACGTATCTAGTAAATTGATTGTTTATCTCTCATTAAGAATATTACATGATTGCTCATATTAAGTAGAgtttatttatacataattaaaatatcttttataattcttatatgttgacataaaatttaataataaattaatctgTAATATACTTAAACTCTTAAATGTTATCTAAATAAGGACTTGTATTTATGTAATAGATGAgtgaatgaaataaattaataactaaacATTATAGTAATATATGTTTAgtttgaatttaataattttttatttgatgtatatattttatacgAGGGTACAGATAGTAGAAATAAGATGTGGGTTTTTGGATAGTGGGCTGAAAACAACTTTCATATATTGCATAAGGGATAAGAGGggtgagattaaaaaaaagtaggTGTCCATAGTAAGCTCAAACATTCTATCCCCTAGAAAcctaccttttctttttctctctaatGTAATCTTTTTCTGAAGTCTCTTTCCAAATTATGTCTATTTCGAAGATCATTATGTGAAGGGTTGtgagtgaatttttttattttattttgaacttaTATTAAGATGTTTGATTATTAGGATCTCAAGCTTAAGCTTTGAAGTAAATTATGAATGAATTCTCAGCATATTCTTGATTTATTTGGTGTTGAGAAATGTTTGTTTGGAAGAAACTATATTCTTCAAAGTTTGCATATTCAGCtttaaatcaacaatattatgAAATTTGCGAACAATATTAATTGACAACAATACATAACCACTCAGGTTGACAATAACTTTGAAAGTTTATGGaaggaaaataatattaattgacaACAACACATAACCACTCAAGTTAACAATAACTTTGAAAGTTTgtggaagaaaaataatattaattaacaattttaacttGTTTGTTGAAAGTGTGGTAATAAGTTGCTTCTTTGAACTCTATGAAAAAGCAAATCCTTCTATGAAAATATAAAGTCACTATA
Encoded here:
- the LOC114164632 gene encoding pathogenesis-related protein 5-like, coding for MTAKTSWNLTSLVILFTFLTCSFSNTFTIINNCPQTIWPGTLAGSGSPPLAPTGFRLDTGQSIKLTTVPGWSGRIWARTGCKFDATGVGRCQTGDCGGRLECEGNGAAPPTSLFEITFGAGNGQDYYDVSMVDGYNLPLPALPRGAHGGACNATGCITDINRGCPAELQVLGGVPNQGVVGCRSACEAFKLDKYCCSGEFANPNTCQPSYYSTLFKKACPRAYSYAFDDGTSTFTCKAYEYDIVFCPNSNGYTPNPASPPPPIRQPYWKHHQVTSSSNILLPFPAPIFLLVLTLTFLAFVRHGQ
- the LOC114162880 gene encoding uncharacterized protein LOC114162880 → MEVYGKSMVAGPANVIFLSGIMGRDGQIPGHKCDWKCQNEHVCGNMYLCKLTGLTHICDKNCNQRILYDNHSSLCRASGQIFPLTPAEEQAVRGVRRKHDAAENSPTESCGFKRRRGDAQFHPSPFERSFSAVSPICSQVGDGMDLS